CTAAAACGTTCGTTAAAATAAACAGCATCTGCCTGCGTATCTAATGCCAACTGAAGTACTTGTGAAATGACGTCGCCCTTTTGTAAAATAAGCTGCATGTCGTAGTTACTAAATGTAATTTGGAGATTTTGAAGCGAATAGTACGTCCAAAAATGTTGAGCTGAGTCTTGCTCTGGCAATTGGTCATTTTGAATATAAAGGGGTAAGATGGCACCTGTATTGGCTGCATGCCATAGAGCGGGGTGATCATCTAGACGTAAATCATTGCGGAATAGCACAATTATTTTTTTATTCATATTGAATCATCCTTTTATGGATTTATTTAGATTGAAGCAAGGAGGAGCACATGAAAATACTCATCAATCGTCAAGTAATAATAGCGTCCTTTGTTGCAGGTTGTATATTTGGGGCTTTCTTCAAAGTTGTTGAAAATCTAACAGGCAGCCGTGTATATACATTACTATTAAACGTCGATTATATACCGATTATAAAGAACTTTCGATTTCCTGAAGTAATAGAATTCATTTTTCATCTCATTATATCGTGGTTAATAACAGCCGTATTATGCGCGATTCGCAATAAGTATAAGTGGAATAATTCTAAGTTAATGAGAAATAGTGTATTAATACAAATTTTTATAGGCTGTATGTTGTTCCCTACAACAATTTTCTCAAAACGGACACCGATTATTACTGATTATTTCGCTTTGAGTTGGTGGCTTATTGGTCATGTTGTGTACGGGGCATTGATAGGTATACTCTTAAAAAGAAAAAATAGCTAAGAATTAAAAAGAAAGCAATTTTCGCAAAATGGATGTTAGTTTTATAGTGACAAAAAATTTGCTTAATAGCTTTCTATTAATTTAGTCCTAATTAATAGATAATTCACAAATAACTAATTATACTGAAAAATCACTCTAGACTAAATATAAAGAATGTTTTACAATGTAAAAGGCTTAATTGAATATTATTTTGTTTCAAAAATAGATAGTTATAAATAATTATTTTTGCTATTGAGCATTAGCGAAAGATTGTTTATAATTATCAGAAATATCTAACATTTGAGAATTTTCAGGGGGAATTTAATTATGAGAGAGTACAATAAGCTTAAAAAGTTCGGTTCACTTCTAGTAGCTTCTTCACTACTTGCAGGCGTACTTGCAGGTTGCGGCGCTGGAGACAGTAATACAAGTTCAGGTGGTGGCTCATCATCAGGTGGTGGCTCAAAAGATGGAGATACGATTAAAATCGGTGCAAACTTAGAGCTTTCAGGTAACGTAGCTTCATACGGTTCATCAATTGGCTTAGGTGCAGAATTAGCTGTTAAAGAAATCAATGATGCAGGCGGTATTGATGGCAAGAAGATTGAACTTATTAAAGTAGATAACAAATCAGAAAACTCAGAGGCAACTGCGGCAGCTATTAAACTAGCAACGCAAGATAAAGTAGTAGCGATGCTAGCTCCTGCAACTTCTGGTAATACTGTTGCAACAGTTCAAATCGCAAATGATAACAAAATTCCGATTGTTACTGGTTCAGGTACAGCTCCAAACATTACAGTAAATGACGATGGCAGCATTAATGAATATGCTTTCCGTACTTGTTTCATTGATCCATTCCAAGGGATTGTGGCTGCAAACTTTGCATCAGGTGAACTAGGTGCGAAAAACGTAGCTATCTTTGGAGATAATGCATCTGATTATGCAAAAGGTTTAGCAAAATCATTTAAAGATACAATCTCTAAAAGCGGTGGGAAAGTTGTAAAAGAGGAAGCTTATGTAGCGAAGGATACAGACTTCCGTACACAATTAACGAATATTAAATCAGCGAATCCAGACTTCATCTTTATTCCTGGATACTATGAAGAAGTTGGTCTGATTGTAAAACAGGCGCGTGAAATGGGTATTACAGTTCCACTTATGGGAGCAGACGGTTGGGATTCTCCAACTTTAATTGATTTAGCTGGAGCAGATGCACTGAATAATACGTTCATTACAAACCACTACTCTGCAGAAGACCCAGATCAAAAAATTCAAGACTTTGTAAAATCATTTAAAGCAGCGAATGGCGATAAAGCACCGGATGCATTTAACGCACTTGGCTATGATTCAATTTACTACATTGCAGATGCTATCAAACGTGCAGGCTCTACTGACGGCGAAGCAATTAAAAATGCATTAGCTGAAACAAAAGATCTTTCTTTAGTAACAGGTACTTTCTCAGTTGACGAAAACCATAACCCAATTAAAACAGCAACGGTTCTTGAATTTAAAGACGGTAAACAAGTGTTCAACTCTAAAGTAAATCCTTAATTTTTTTTAAAAAAGCAAGGGGGAGGCGGGCAACCTGCCTTCTCTTTTATTTTTTAACAGACAACTAGACTAATAAAAAAAAGCATAGATTCTAGCATAAGGAATCGGAAATAACTTTTTATGAGGGACACGAGTTTTTCTGCATTCAATTCAACTATGTAGAAATAGGTCCCGTTTTTGCATTCCTCAAAAAAAACAAAGGAGTGAACGCTCATGGAATGGATACAGCAACTTGTGAATGGTGTTTCACTAGGTAGTATCTACGCGTTAATAGCGTTAGGGTATACGATGGTATACGGTATTATTAAGCTTATTAACTTTGCCCACGGTGATGTTTTCATGATTGGGGCATTTATTGGCTTTTACGCAATTGCTAAATGGGAGCTGGGCTTCTTACCAGCATTATTATTAGCAATGGCAGTTTGTGCAATCTTCGGTGTGTTAATCGAACGAATTGCATATAAGCGATTACGAAATGCAACGCGTATTGCGGCTTTAATTACAGCAATCGGTGTGTCGCTATTAATCGAATATACGACAATTTTCTTCAGAGGAGCTCAGCCAGCAGCATACCCTGAAGTTATTAAAAATAGAACATTCGATGTGTTCGGTGTTCAAATAAGCAGTACGTCTATTTTAATTTTATCTGTCGCTATCGTACTGATGATTCTATTACAATTCATCGTACATAAAACTAAAATTGGGAAGGCGATGCGTGCAGTTTCACATGATGCAGATGCAGCACGCCTAATGGGCATTAACGTAGATAATACAATTTCAGCAACATTTGCAATAGGTTCTGCTTTAGCCGGTGCTGCGGGTGTTATCTTCGGTGTGTATTATACGAAAATTGACCCGTTAATGGGTGTTATTCCAGGGGTTAAAGCGTTCATCGCTGCGGTTCTTGGTGGTATTGGTATTATTCCAGGTGCAATGGTTGGCGGTATGCTACTAGGTGTCGTGGAATCAATGGTAAGTGCACTCGGATTCTCTTTATGGCGCGATGCAGCGGCATTTGTCATTTTAATTTTAATTTTGATTTTCAGACCATCGGGTATCTTTGGTAAAAACGCCCGCGAGAAAGTGTAGGTGAGCGGTAATGATGAAGAAGTCTAAAGTTTTCTGGGGCTACGCCGTATTAGCGCTAGTCATCTATGTAGTTATTCAGGCACTTATTACAACAGAAATAATTGACTTGTATTACAAAAATATGTTAATCACAATGTGTATTAACATCATGCTAGCTGTCAGCTTGCACATCGTTATCGGGGTTACTGGCCAATTCTCTATTGGGCATGCTGGTTTCCTTGCAGTTGGTGCTTATATTTCAGCTATTATTACAACAAAACTAATGCTTCCGTTCCCGTTAGCCATTTTATTAGGAGCGCTTGCAGCAGCAGTAGCTGGTTTGATCGTAGGTATTCCAACGCTACGATTAAAAGGGGATTATTTAGCCATTGCAACACTTGGTTTTGCTGAGATTATTCGTATTGTCTTTTTAAATACGGATTATGTTGGTGGGGCAGCAGGGATGCAGGTTAAATATTTATCGAACTGGACATATGCATTCATTGGTGTTGTATTAACTATTTTAGTGATTTCTAACTTTACAAATTCTCGTCATGGACGTGCTTGTATTTCCATTCGAGAAGATGAAATTGCTGCGGATGCGATGGGTATTAATACAACTTACTATAAAGTTGTAGCATTCGCGATTGGATCTTTCTTTGCTGGTCTTGCAGGGGCCATTTTTGCACATAACTTCTACATTATTCAGCCAACAACATTTGGTTTCTTAAAATCATTTGATATTTTAATATACGTCGTTCTTGGTGGGCTAGGAAGTCTTTCAGGTTCTGTTATCGCCGCAGTATTTTTAACGTTGATATCAACATACCTAGCGAACTTCCCAGAAACACGAATGATTATTTACAGCTTAGTATTAATCATTGTAATGCTATATCGTCCGACTGGTTTAATGGGTACAAAAGAAATTACGCACTTATTTAAGTTTGGTAAAAAAGGAGGTACAAAATAATGACTGGAAACCTTCTAATCAAAGTAGAAAATATGGGCATTCAATTCGGTGGTTTAAAGGCGGTACAGGGCGTTAATATGTACCTAAATCAAGGTGAATTAGTCGGTCTAATCGGACCAAATGGTGCAGGTAAAACAACAAGCTTTAACATGCTAACTGGGGTGTATACACCGACTGAAGGAACAATTACTTTTGACGGTTTAAAGATCAATGGCCTTGCACCATATCAAGTAACGCAAAAAGGCATTAGCCGTACGTTCCAAAATATCCGTCTATTTAAAGAATTATCTGTTTTGGATAATGTAAAAGTAGCGAACCATTCACTCGCTAAACATTCAATGTGGTCATCCATTTTCCGTTTACCTAGTCACTTTAAAGGTGAAGAAGCAATGGAACAGCAATCAACAGAATTTTTAAAAATATTCGGCTTAGATATTTATAAGAACGAACTTGCAAAAAATTTACCTTACGGAATGCAACGCCGTCTGGAAATAGCGCGTGCATTAGCTGCCAATCCAAAGCTCTTATTACTGGATGAGCCAGCAGCAGGGATGAACCCACAAGAAACACATGACTTAATGGAGTTAATAGCGTTTATTCGTAAAGAGTTTGGTTTAACGATTCTGCTAATTGAGCACGATATGAGCTTAGTAATGGGAATTTGTGAACGTATTTACGTACTGGATCACGGGCAATTAATCGCTGATGGGACACCAGAGGAAATTCGCAACAATCCAAAGGTAATTGAAGCTTACCTTGGTGAGGAGGTTATCAGCTAATGCTAAAAGTACAAAATATTGATGTATTCTATGGGAATATTCAAGCATTAAAAGGCGTCTCTTTAGAAGTAAACGAGGGAGAAATTGTTACATTAATCGGTGCAAATGGTGCTGGTAAAAGTACATTATTAAAAACCTTGTCAGGCTTGCAAAAACCTAAAGGGGGCATTATCGAATATGAAGGCTTCTCGATTGCAGGTAAGGCTGCGCAAACAATCGTAAAATCAGGTATTTCACATGTTCCTGAAGGTCGCCGTGTATTCGCTAATATGTCAGTAGAGGAAAACCTAGAGCTCGGAGCATATCTTCGTAATGATAAGGCGGGCATAAAGAAAGATATGGATCATGTCTTTGAGTTATTCCCTCGTCTACTGGAGCGTCGTAAACAACAGTCTGGAACATTATCTGGTGGTGAGCAGCAAATGCTTGCAATGGGGCGTGCATTAATGGCAAAACCAAAGCTATTATTAATGGATGAACCATCAATGGGGCTTGCACCACTTATGGTAAAAAATATCTTCAATATTATTGAAAAGGTCAATAAAGAAGGTACAACCGTATTGCTAGTAGAGCAAAATGCCAATATGGCATTATCAGTAGCCGACCGCGCATATGTACTTGAAACAGGACGTATTGTGTTATCGGGAACTGCAAAAGAACTGCAAGAGAGTGAACAAGTAAAAGCAGCTTATTTAGGCGGCTTGTAATAAAGGGGGTGTCTCGGATTTATTCGGGATACCTCTTTTTATGATGGGATGGTAGATGGAAGTAGCGTTTGACCTTTACTTTTTGGTAAGGTGGAAAAAAGGAGTGAAGTTAGATGCAATATTCTGCACAATATTTTATTGAAAAATTAGCGTTAGATCAACATCCCGAGGGAGGATACTATATTTCTTCGTTTCGATCAACAGAGGAGATAGCTGTAAGAGATGTAACAAGACCAATTTATACAAGCATTTATTTTTTATTACAATCTCAGGATATTTCCCATTTGCATCGTTTAAAATCAGATGAACTTTGGTATTATCATGCTGGTAGCCCATTAACTGTGCATATGATTTACCCTGATGGTACATATGAGGGGAAAAAGTTAGGGTTAAATTTAGAAGCGGGTGAGGTTCCTCAAGTGGCAGTGCCAAAAGGTACGATTTTTGGATCTTCCGTTGATGATGTAAATACATTTAGTTTAGTAGGCTGTATGGTAGCACCAGGGTTTGATTTTGAGGACTTTGAGCTATTTACACAAGGTGAACTTTTAGCTGATTATCCGCAACATGAGACAGTTATTCGTAAAATGGCATACGAAACGATTGAATAGCAATAGCAGAAGTGGCAGATTGCATGCAATTAATCTACCACTTTTTTGCTATGCCATTGTTGTCCGCTACGGCGGTTGCTTTCCGCGGGCACACCGTAAGCCGCAACCCTCGCTTGCGCGCGGATTGTTGCGTCTTACGCTGCGTGCGTTCCCGCAGGGGTCACCGCCTCCGCTACCAACAACTCGTATATGTTTAGTATCTGGCACCTACCCACCGTTAAAATGAAGAAATAGTAGCATCTACCATAAAATTTTTTCAGGGTAGTTTGCGTTGATTGGGATTTCGTGTAGTGCTTTTTTTGTCGTACTGGCGACTTCGATTAGCTTGGATTTTAGAGCGGTGTATTCCTCATCCTCGAGCATTAAGCGAAGAGCAAAGGACGCTAATTGCGCTTTACGTGCTTGCGTATGCAATTGTATGTATTCCAAATTTAGTACGTCTACATATTGCGTGGCATAACGGAAAGTTAATGGACTCTTTGTATGAAGCATCCTTAAAAATACTAAGTATTGCTCTTCAGTAAGCTCCTGCTCTAAGCAGTCAGCAACCGCTGCTTGGAATTTGCGAATTGTGGCAACTTGACCATTCCAAGCAGAAGAATCGATTAGCTCCTGATGTAAGCGAATAAAATCATTTAAAGCAATTGCAGTGAAAAGAAGCTCCGGCCATAAAACCTCCGCCCCGTAATAGACATTTTTATTTGGAAAAATAATTTCATGTCGAGAAAGTATACTTTTGTTAAGCCCATTACTCACAAATTCTAGCTGATGCTCACCCTGCATTGCTTGACGGAGATTATGACAAAGACCGAGGATGCGAAGACGTGCACCTTGGTAATCATAATATTTGTTTTCATCTCCAGTTACTTTATAAATGGCGTGAATGAGTGCATCTAAATCCCAAAAATCACCGCTTATCCGTACACCTGTAAGCTGTTCAGTACTTTGAATGGAAAGCATCTCTCTATCCCCTCCAATTGCTTTATTTTGCTGTGTAATTAAGTAATTTGAATAATTCTGTTCGCTCCTTATCAGTTAAATCGCGCCATTGTCCAACCTTTAAATTTCCAAGCTTAATGTTCATAATACGTATGCGTTGTAATCGTTTAACGGAATAGTCTAATGCTGAACACATACGGCGAATTTGTCGATTTAAGCCTTGTTCTAAAATAATTTTAAACACTTTATCTGAGATTTTTTCAACACGGCAAGGCAATGTCGTCGTATCTAAAATATCAACTCCAGCGCCCATTTGTTTTATGAATTGATCTGTAATAGGCTTATCTACTTGTACAATATATTCTTTTTCATGATGGTTTTCAGCACGTAAAATTTTGTTAACAATATCGCCATCATTTGTTAGTAATAATAATCCCTCTGATTCTTTATCCAGTCGTCCGATATGGAAAATGCGCAAAGGATGATTAATAAAATCCACGACATTTCCTTTGATATGGCTCTCTGTCGTACTTGTAATACCAACTGGTTTGTTTAAGACAATATAAACGAGTTGTTCTTCTTTTTTTACCTCTTTTCCTTCCACACAAACAATATCGCCAGTCTCTACTTGGCTGCCGACAGTAGCAAGAACACCATTAATGGTTACTTTACCTTCTTCGACCCATTTATCAGCACCGCGACGAGATACGATGCCTGTTTCACTTAAGTATTTGTTAATTCTCATATTGTTCTCCTATACATTTCATATTAGCTTAAGTATACCCTATCGTTGTAAATACCGTGAATTCTAGAAGCTTTTCTATTAAAAATAAATATTATAAAAATTTATTTTAAAAAGTTGAAATAAACATTAATTTCTGACAATATAGTGGGTAAGAGAGTCTCTATGAAAATATCGTTATTTCGATATAAAATTACGATTTTTCTAGATATTTTCTCATTATTTTGTGTAAAGGGGAGAAGTAAAATGGTTTATGCATTTCCAAACACTGAAGGATCGGTAGTTCAATTCAAAGAGAAATATGATAATTACATTGGTGGAGAATGGACACCCCCAGTGAAAGGTCAATACTTCGATAATGTTACTCCTGTTACTGGACAAGTTTTTACACAAGCAGCACGTTCCTCTGCTGAGGATATCGAACTTGCACTTGATGCAGCACATGCAGCAAAAGATGCATGGGGACAAACATCCGCTACAGAGCGTGCTAACATTTTACTTAAAATTGCGGACCGTATTGAACAAAACTTAGAAAAGTTAGCCGTTGCCGAAACATGGGATAATGGTAAAGCGGTTCGTGAAACATTAAATGCAGATATTCCTCTAGCAATTGATCATTTCCGTTATTTTGCAGGTGCTTTACGTGCACAAGAAGGCGCCCTAAGTCAAATTGATAATGATACAGTTGCTTATCATTTCCATGAGCCAATTGGGGTAGTCGGTCAAATTATTCCTTGGAACTTCCCAATATTAATGGCTGTTTGGAAACTAGCTCCTGCTCTTGCTGCTGGTAACTGTGTTGTATTAAAACCAGCTGAGCAAACACCAGTTTCGATTATGGTGCTAGTGGAGTTAATTGGTGATTTATTGCCACCAGGCGTACTAAATGTTGTGAACGGTTTCGGCTTAGAAGCTGGAAAACCGCTTGCATCTAACCCACGTATCGGCAAAATTGCCTTTACTGGTGAAACTACAACTGGCCGTTTAATTATGCAATATGCGTCACAAAACCTTATTCCAGTTACATTAGAATTGGGCGGAAAGTCTCCGAATATTTTCTTCGAAGATATTATGGATGAAGATGATGCCTTTTTAGATAAAGCAGTAGAAGGCTTTGTATTATTCGCCCTTAACCAAGGTGAGGTATGTACATGCCCTTCACGAGCGTTAATTCAAGAATCCATTTATGATAAGTTCATGGAACGCGTTATACAACGTGTCGAAGCTATTCAAGTTGGAAATCCACTTGATCCTAACACGATGATGGGCGCACAAGCTTCAAGTGAGCAGATGGAGAAAATTCTGTCTTATTTAGATATTGGTAAGCAAGAAGGCGCAGAATGTTTAATTGGTGGCGAGAAAAATAATGTAGGTGAAGGCTTTGAAAATGGCTACTACGTTAAACCAACTGTCTTTAAAGGACATAATAAAATGCGTATATTCCAAGAAGAAATTTTTGGTCCAGTTGTTGCAGTAACAACATTTAAAACAAAAGAAGAGGCATTAGAAATTGCTAACGATACATTATATGGACTAGGCTCTGGTATTTGGACACGTGATATGAATACAGCATATCGCTTCGGTCGTGGTATTCAGGCGGGGCGTGTTTGGACAAACTGCTACCATGCATATCCAGCACATGCAGCGTTCGGCGGCTATAAAATGTCAGGTATTGGCCGTGAGACGCACAAAATGATGTTATCGCATTACCAACAAACGAAAAACTTATTGGTGAGCTATAACGAAAATAAACTTGGTTTCTTCTAAACAGTGAGGAGGTGCTAAAGCGTGGTTGAACGTGTTTTAGCAACGGAAGAAGCGCTGGCACTAATTGAATTGTTGAAGGAAAAGCATGGACCGGTTATGTTTCATCAATCAGGTGGATGCTGCGATGGCTCGTCTCCGATGTGTTATCCTGATGGGGACTTACTATTAGGTGATCAGGATGTATGCTTAGGGAAGATTGGGGACACACCATTTTATATGCACAAAAACCAGTATGATTATTGGAAACATACGCAAATTATTTTAGACGTAGTTGATGGGAGAGGCGGTATGTTCTCTCTTGAAGGCGTAGAAGGTAAACGTTTTTTAACAAGGTCTAGAGCATTTTCTACAGAGGAACTAAAAGAGTTAGGTTTAATTAAATAGTTTAATGACAGCGGCAAAAGCTTTTTTGTCGCTGTTTTTTTATGCTAATTTTTCTGGAAAAGTAGTTGTAGGTTTACGTTATTTGGGGAGTTTCGCAATAATAAATAACGTTGTAATCGTTCTTGTAGGGTCTGGGTTAATAGTAATTTTCTGATTGTCCGTTCAATCATAATATAGCCCCCGTTCATCTTTGTTTATATTAATTAAACCATATAATACCTATTTACAAACATTAAATTATGTTTACTTTTTATGTTAATTATTACAAAATGATTGAATCTTTTCGACAGAATGTTACGTAAATAGTGAAAAAGAGTGTGTTGAAGATGGATATTGTTATAATTGAAAACCAATTTTCACAAACTGTGGAGGCAGTTTCGAAAGTTGCAGGCTGGACAGTGGATCGGAAAATTATATTAGCTATTGCCAGCACATATGTTGCCTCGGATAAAGTGTTTGATTCGGAAAAATATAAAGATGTTGTAGAAGAAATGAAAAAACAAACTTCGTGGATGTCGCCATTGCGAACATCGATAGGGTAGCAAATATGATGGAGCAAGATGGTACGGAGCAAGCAGTAAATACGCTATTGAAAAACGAAAAGATATAATGGAGGAATGCCAACTTATCCAGATTGTTATCACATTATTGAAGAAATGAAGGATCGTCATCCAATTACGTGTCTTACATGATAACTCTTTAATTGGGTACCTAATGAACAGATTATAACCCAATTTAGTCATGAAAAATAAGTGAAGTAAAAGTAGTTAGAACTAACCTGATGTTAAAGCTAAGCAAGGTTGGAGTGTGAAATAATTAAATATGAATAAATTATTATTGAATACTACAAATAACGAAGAATTAGAAAAACTACTACTCATAAATGTAATAGGTTTAATTGAGGCTTTAAAAAAAGATTTATTAACAATCGAAGAAACTGAAAAAGTTTTATTTAACCCATATACTATGGATTTATTACAGTCTAAAGGAATTTCAAAAGAAATATTAGAAATTATTCACTTAGGCACTGAATTAGAAGATATAGTGAGTCTAATGTCTGAAAAATTATTTGAAAGTTTAAGCGAAATTGAATATGAAAGTATTGCTCAATTAGAACAAAGAAAAGCATATAAATTTCGAAATAAAGTTATTGAATCAATAAATTGATTCATTTGATTTTAAGTAGTAGTAGAAAGAGGACAATTGGTACTTCTCTAGAGCAGCTCGTTTTATCATGCTAAACGAGCTGCTTTTTCTATACTGTGTTATACAAAGATTAATTTTTCAAATGATTAAAGGTCAACTTCAGAAAATTGTTGATTTATATCATGAATTAAAGGGAATGAAATTGTTGAAGTGGCATCGGGAATTTGTATTGTTTATGGCTGTACAAATCGCTATTTATGATATGGCAAAAGTACAACAATCACTGTCAATGGCTATTATGTCTTCTATTGAATTACTAATCCAAGCACAGCAGGCAGTGATGATATCCGCAGTTACAGCAGCCGCAGTAGCGTCAAATTCGAGCACTTCATGATAAACTAAAGAAGAACAGATTATTTGGAGGTGTATTTGAAGATGAACGAAACAAAGCTTTGGATAAATGGACAGTGGCAAGATGCTAAGGAAACTTATGAATTAACGTCACCTTATAACGGTGAGGTAATTGCAAAGGTTGCAAAGGCATCTGTTTCAGATGTTGAACAAGCCATAGAAGGTGCCCAAGATGCATTTCTTTCATTTAAAAAAACAACCGCCTACGAACGTGCCGAAATATTATATAAAGTAGTCGACATTATGCGACGTCGAAAAGACGAATTGGCGGAAATTTTAGCGCAAGAAGCGGGCAAACCTATATCAGCAGGTTTACCTGAAATTGAACGTACAATAGCGACGTATCAGTTTGCAGCCGAAGGAGCTAAGCAGGTGAAAGGTGAAACGGTACCGATGGATGCCGCGCCAGGAGCTGGTGATCGAATTGGCTGGACAAAGCGTGAGCCATTAGGCGTTATTTCTGCAATTACTCCGTTTAATTTTCCTTTTAATTTAGTCGCACATAAATTGGGACCTGCCTTTGCAGTTGGAAATACAGTCGTGTTAAAGCCGGCAACACAAACACCACTTAGTGCAATTGTGATGGCGGAAATATTTAAGGAAGCTGGACTACCAGATGGTGCATTACAAATCGTTACAGGTAGTGGTGGCGAACTAAGTGATACACTCGTAACGCATCCATTCGTGAAAAAGGTGACCTTTACCGGAAGTGGTAAGGTTGGTTTAGGTATTAAAGAAAAAGTAGGTTTGCGGAAAGTAACATTAGAGCTAGGCTCAAATGCAGCAGTTATAGTTGAGCCATCGACACCTATTGATAAAATTATTGCGCGTTGTGTTAGCGGAGCATTTAGCTTTGCTGGACAAGTATGTATTTCTTTACAACGTATTTATGTACATTCCTCAATTATAGATGCGTTTACAAAGGAATTTGTAGCGCAAACAGAAAAACTTGTTGTTGGTGATCCGCTAGACAAAAATACAGATGTCAGTGCAATGATCAACCCAAATGAGGTTAGCCGAATTCGTGAATGGATTGAAGAGGCAAAAACTCAAGGTGCTGTAGTTGCGACGGGTGGAACGTTTACAGAACGTACATTAACGCCAACAGTTATGACAAATGTAACTGCTGATATGAAGGTTGTTTGTCAGGAAACATTCGCACCAATCGTCTCAATTGTTTCATATGAAACATTAGACGACGCAATTCGACTAGTGAATGAGTCGGAACTTGGCTTAAATGCAGGAATTTTTACGAATGTATTACCAGATGCATTGTATGCTGCTGATGAATTGCAAGCAGGTGCTGTTATTATAAATGATATTCCAACATTCCGAGTTGATAATATGCCTTATGGCGGCATAAAAATGAGTGGCTATGGTCGAGAAGGTATTAAATGGGCGATTGAAGAAATGACCGATATGAAGTTTATTACGATGAAAAAATCCTTCTAAATTTGCATCAATTCTTTTTCTACGATACGATGACGAAAGAATAATACATGAAGGGAAGTTACAAGAACTATGACAACCAATGCTGTACCAATGAGCCAATCGCGTACACTTCAGACGCGTCTTGTGTTACCACCGGATACTAATAATCATAATTCCATTTTTGGTGGAAGAGTGTTAGCTTATATTGATGAAATTGCTGCAATTACAGCGATGAAGCATGCAAAAGGACATGTTGTAACAGCCTCCATTGATTCTGTTGATTTTTTATCAGCAGCACATGTAGGTGATATTCTTGAAATTGAAAGTATTGTTTCATCCACAGGGCATTCATCTATGGAAGTCTATGTCCGCGTTATTTCTCGTAATATTGAAACAGGCGA
The genomic region above belongs to Lysinibacillus sp. FSL W8-0992 and contains:
- a CDS encoding DUF6904 family protein; translated protein: MLSIQSTEQLTGVRISGDFWDLDALIHAIYKVTGDENKYYDYQGARLRILGLCHNLRQAMQGEHQLEFVSNGLNKSILSRHEIIFPNKNVYYGAEVLWPELLFTAIALNDFIRLHQELIDSSAWNGQVATIRKFQAAVADCLEQELTEEQYLVFLRMLHTKSPLTFRYATQYVDVLNLEYIQLHTQARKAQLASFALRLMLEDEEYTALKSKLIEVASTTKKALHEIPINANYPEKILW
- a CDS encoding cupin domain-containing protein, which gives rise to MQYSAQYFIEKLALDQHPEGGYYISSFRSTEEIAVRDVTRPIYTSIYFLLQSQDISHLHRLKSDELWYYHAGSPLTVHMIYPDGTYEGKKLGLNLEAGEVPQVAVPKGTIFGSSVDDVNTFSLVGCMVAPGFDFEDFELFTQGELLADYPQHETVIRKMAYETIE
- a CDS encoding ABC transporter ATP-binding protein, translated to MLKVQNIDVFYGNIQALKGVSLEVNEGEIVTLIGANGAGKSTLLKTLSGLQKPKGGIIEYEGFSIAGKAAQTIVKSGISHVPEGRRVFANMSVEENLELGAYLRNDKAGIKKDMDHVFELFPRLLERRKQQSGTLSGGEQQMLAMGRALMAKPKLLLMDEPSMGLAPLMVKNIFNIIEKVNKEGTTVLLVEQNANMALSVADRAYVLETGRIVLSGTAKELQESEQVKAAYLGGL
- a CDS encoding branched-chain amino acid ABC transporter permease, encoding MKKSKVFWGYAVLALVIYVVIQALITTEIIDLYYKNMLITMCINIMLAVSLHIVIGVTGQFSIGHAGFLAVGAYISAIITTKLMLPFPLAILLGALAAAVAGLIVGIPTLRLKGDYLAIATLGFAEIIRIVFLNTDYVGGAAGMQVKYLSNWTYAFIGVVLTILVISNFTNSRHGRACISIREDEIAADAMGINTTYYKVVAFAIGSFFAGLAGAIFAHNFYIIQPTTFGFLKSFDILIYVVLGGLGSLSGSVIAAVFLTLISTYLANFPETRMIIYSLVLIIVMLYRPTGLMGTKEITHLFKFGKKGGTK
- a CDS encoding ABC transporter substrate-binding protein, with the translated sequence MREYNKLKKFGSLLVASSLLAGVLAGCGAGDSNTSSGGGSSSGGGSKDGDTIKIGANLELSGNVASYGSSIGLGAELAVKEINDAGGIDGKKIELIKVDNKSENSEATAAAIKLATQDKVVAMLAPATSGNTVATVQIANDNKIPIVTGSGTAPNITVNDDGSINEYAFRTCFIDPFQGIVAANFASGELGAKNVAIFGDNASDYAKGLAKSFKDTISKSGGKVVKEEAYVAKDTDFRTQLTNIKSANPDFIFIPGYYEEVGLIVKQAREMGITVPLMGADGWDSPTLIDLAGADALNNTFITNHYSAEDPDQKIQDFVKSFKAANGDKAPDAFNALGYDSIYYIADAIKRAGSTDGEAIKNALAETKDLSLVTGTFSVDENHNPIKTATVLEFKDGKQVFNSKVNP
- a CDS encoding ABC transporter ATP-binding protein, with the protein product MTGNLLIKVENMGIQFGGLKAVQGVNMYLNQGELVGLIGPNGAGKTTSFNMLTGVYTPTEGTITFDGLKINGLAPYQVTQKGISRTFQNIRLFKELSVLDNVKVANHSLAKHSMWSSIFRLPSHFKGEEAMEQQSTEFLKIFGLDIYKNELAKNLPYGMQRRLEIARALAANPKLLLLDEPAAGMNPQETHDLMELIAFIRKEFGLTILLIEHDMSLVMGICERIYVLDHGQLIADGTPEEIRNNPKVIEAYLGEEVIS
- a CDS encoding branched-chain amino acid ABC transporter permease, which codes for MEWIQQLVNGVSLGSIYALIALGYTMVYGIIKLINFAHGDVFMIGAFIGFYAIAKWELGFLPALLLAMAVCAIFGVLIERIAYKRLRNATRIAALITAIGVSLLIEYTTIFFRGAQPAAYPEVIKNRTFDVFGVQISSTSILILSVAIVLMILLQFIVHKTKIGKAMRAVSHDADAARLMGINVDNTISATFAIGSALAGAAGVIFGVYYTKIDPLMGVIPGVKAFIAAVLGGIGIIPGAMVGGMLLGVVESMVSALGFSLWRDAAAFVILILILIFRPSGIFGKNAREKV